TGCACCGGAGCGCTGAGCTTTCCCAGCCATTGTCGCCAATTCCCCGTGTATTGCGTGTCACATCCCGCGATGACGGGAATGCCTGCGGAACGCAGCTTTCGACACGCTCTCATATAGCCCTTGTCCACCCAGCCGCAGGTCAAAACGGCATCGGGCGAAAACGCCCTCACCCTCTCGATGAGCACCTCATCCGCGGATTCCCTCCGGTCGAATACCTCACCCAGCGGCCGCAGGTTGTGGAAATCGAAGGGCGCATCAGGGTGCGGAGGCCAAGCATGAACCAGCAGCTCCGCCGCGTGCCGTGTATGGAAACGCTGGAGGCAGGCGATGAAATAGGAGGCGAGCTCCGTGTGCAGGACGGCCAGACGCATCTTTGATCACTTCGTTTCCGGATTCAACTGACGATACCCCCACGCCAAGGCGATCCATGCCAGCACGCCATAACTCATGAGCACCAGATCAATCCCCGAGCGCATCCCGGCGAAAAGAGCCAGCAAGCCCGCGCCGAAGGTGATGAGCGCTCCCGGAGCAGGTCCCGCTCGCATCACTTGCGCCAGCGTGTTGGCTAGGTAACCGAGAAAAAGTCCGCCCCCGATGCATCCCAGAAACCCGAAGGCCATATAGAGCTCTCCAACCAACGAGACGGATAGCGAAACCCCCTGCATGCCTTGGGAAGAGGGCAAGTCAAACCCCGGGTCCAGCGGCTTTCCCGGCCACAGCACTCGAGGCACTGGCCTCGCCGCCACCCACACCAGCCATTTCATCCCGGTATAGGGGTGCTGTTCCGGAATAATATGAATAATTTGCGCCAACCGCAGAAAATTGTCATCCACATGCAAGTGCTTCACATGACTTTCCACTCGTGTTTCCTCGGAAAAAGCCGCCGCGATGCCCACCCCTCGATAGTTCAGCATCAGTTGCAGAAAGGCCAGCAAGCCCGCGCAAGTGGCCCCCATCAGCGCGAGATCCTTTAGGCGCGGCCTCTCCGAACTCAGAAACCATACAACCAGACCGCTACCCGCCATCACCCCGATAATCCTCCGCCCCCCTCCAGTTGAAAATAAGGCCAGCAAAATAAATGAGAAAAGCATCATAACGAGTGTCCGCCAATTCAACCATCCCACTCTCCGCGCCAGAAACGCGGTAATCGGTGGCACGATATAACCGAAATAACCGATGTGATCCAGAAAGGCATCCCACCCCCCTAACGCCCCGCGCGACCAAGGCGCAGCCCAGCGAATTTTCCCGAAGGCCCCCAGCATCGCGCCGAAATCATAACCCGAAGGAATCGCAAAACGCTGAAATGCCAAAAAGAAAGCCGCTACCCCGATGCCGAACAGGGTACGCGGCCCGAGGGAAATCGTTGCCGCCTCCCGCACGACTCGTGGCAGCCGCCAGGGCCGGCCAAAAGCCGCCAACCATACGCAGGCACTGAACGACCCAATCGCCAGATAACTCAACCGCACCTCTTTTACCCCGACCGAATCCATGCCATAGGCACCCTGAATAGGATCCAGCAACAGCCAATACACTGGCGCAGCAGTCACTAGCGACACCGGATGCAACAACGATACCGGCGAGGAAAACAGCACCCGCAGGGGTACCAGGATCAACCCCAGTGCCAGCGCCAAAGAGGGCGTTCTCAGCACGCCCGCCTCCCGGACATCGTCCGGCGTAAGCATGATCGCCAGCAGTGTCCCCAGCACGGCCCCGGCGAGGCCCAAACCGGGATGCAGCTCCCATGCCCACGGTTTCCGCACCGCAGTCTCCCGGGCAGGCCCGGGATGCCGCAGGCGCTGGCTCCGTCGCTCCATCCGGAGCGCATCAATATTCGATGGCAGGTCTCTCATTAAAAATCCTTCAAACGTTTTGTCAGACGCTCCAGCCCGTATTCTGACAAATCATCTGCTTTGCACGACCATGCTGCCAGTCGGGCGGGGTCCTCCAAGCACATCCTGATCGCCTCTTCGATGGCTCGCCCGCTCACCTCCGGCAGCAACAGCCCATTCTGCCCTGATGCCACCACCCGGCCGCAATGCAAAGACGCAATCACTGGCAACTTCCACGCCTGCGCTTCCAACTGGGTCAGCCCGAAACCATCGCTATGTGTCGGAAACAGAAACACATCCGCCTCCCGGTAAAACTCCACTGTTTGCCCCCTTGGCACCGCACCGCGCCAACGCACGTTGCGCAGTCCCTTGAGCACTTCCGGCACCGGCAGTAAAACCGGTCCTACCATCCAAAATTCAACTGGCAGACCTTCCAAACGCCTCGCCGCCTCCAGCAGTTCCAGCACCCCTTTCCGGACGGTTACCTGTCCCAGAAACAGCACCCGCAGTGGTCTCCATGCAGTGAATTTTTGCGGATAAGCTCGCACGAAATCGCGGCTTCCTTCCGGGGAACGGTAGGCCAGCGGAACGACTGTCATCTTTTCCTTCGGCACGCCCTCCCCGGCCAGCAGCTTTCGCGACCACTCCGAATTCACCACAATCATGTCCGCCAGCTCCCACTCCTCCTGCCATTGCTCCCAATAGGACACTGGCGCCGATGATGGTGCGGAACTCGATTCGGAATATTTCCGACAAATTTCCTTCATATGCAGCGCTTCGCCGAGACCGCCATCAATCTGCCCCAAAATTGTCCGCCACCCACGCTTCTTCGCCCAGCGAAAAGGCTCACGCGCCGTATAGCTGAAGGAAAACAGCGTCGGCCTTTCGTCCACGGCTTCGGCTTCCGGCAGCTCTTTTTCCAGCCAGCCCAGCGCCTGCCGCTGGAACCAGTCGTTGCGCGCCAGAATCTCCTCCCAGCCGCCATGCCCGCGCGCCTTCAACCGCATTTCAAAACCCACCGCACGGCCGGTGCATGACCGCACGCGCTCAGCCGGGATTTCAGAGTGATGCCGCTCCCGCAAAGATCGCCGCAAGTTTCCCCACAGACTTCCCGGCGGCACCCATGCCTCCGTCAGCAGCCTCCGCAAACGTCCCTCGCTCTCCAGCGCCCGCGGGATCGCATAATGCTCCCGCGCGCCGAGCTGGCAGGCGATCCAGTTCCGTTTTCCCGTCATAGCCTTCTTGATTTCATCCCCATTGCCGCTGCACCCAAGCCCGCACCGATTCCGTTCTCTTCTCGAAACACCACCACCATCCCACGGACACCGCCACGGTGCCCGCCAAAAACGCGGTATAGATCCCCAAGCCCATCCCATCGGGCAGCCATTGCCTGCCCTGCAAACCCGCCGTTACCGCCAGAAACAGCAGCGGAAAATGCACCACATACAGGGTATAGGAAATCTCCGCCAGCCCCTTGGCCATGCGGCGCAGCCACTCCGGCGCGCTCCAGCGTCCGCTCAAAGCCGGCAGCCACAGCGCGAAAACCCCGCCGACCACCCAGTCGTTGATCTCCTGTGGCCTCCACTTGCTGCCCGCCAAGACAAGCGCGAAGATGCCGGCCCCCAGCAGCCGCCAAATGAACCGCCCCCTGCAACCTGCGTCAAAGCACCCATTCCCCGCCGCCGTGCCGAAAAGCCAGATGCCCATCTTCGCCGCCAATCCTCCCGGCAGCCACCAGAGCAGGAAACCGCAAAGCCCTGCCGCCGCCATCGCCCGCATCGGTCGTTTCCATGCCACCGCCCAGCAAAGCAAAGGAAACAACACGTAATACCAGAACTCGTTGGCCAGACTCCACAACGGACTGTTGGTTCCGAAAACCGGCACTGCCACCGTTTGCAAAAACACCACATTGCCAACGCCGTCACGGGTGAAAGCGAGATACCATCCGCCTCCGGACCGGAATGAAACAGCGGTCGCAACCCGCCCGCATAGGCCTCGGGGGCCAGCCTATTTCCGATCACATCGCACCCCAGTGTCAGCGCCAAAGCCGGGACCAGCACCACCCACAACCGGATCAGCCTCGCCACCCCATAGCGTTTCCAGGAAAAACGCCCCTCCCGCGTCAGCCTGACCACGCCCCCGCCCACGAAATACCCCGACAACACGAAAAACACCATCACCGCCTGATGCCCCAGCCCCGTGGTCAGATAAAACGTCTTCGTCAGCAGTCCCGGAGACGACACCTCCGCCAAATCCACCAACATGAACGCCCGCAGATGCCCCGCCATCACCGCCAGTGCGCTCAAGCCGCGCACCAGATCCAGCAATTCCTCACGATCTCCTTGAGCGTTTATATCAACTTCGGCCATTTCCGTATCAGTTACAAAAGCGGCCATACAACAAGCCCTTCGCGGTACCCCATACGCCAAGCCTGCCGCAATTCCCGGAACCGCCGATAAGTTTCAGCCCGAACTGCCTTCCGCTCCAGCGTTGGAATCATTTTCCACGCTTCCCATAAAGCCCGGGCGCGAATCCGTAACCGCGCCGGTTCCCAAGACCACATCAGACACTTGCCCGTAGTCACTATCAAATGAATCGGAAGATAAGGCCACGGCACATTCTGCCACGCAAACAAGACCGCGTTCCTCGCTCCGTAGTAATCCATTCTCGAAAAATCCCGTTTCGGAGATTCATGGTGTAAAATCATAGGAGCATTTCCAAGTCTCACATAATAACCATCATCCATCAAGCGAATACAAAAGTCATTCTCCTCGCCCTGGTGAACCAACAATTCCCGGTAACCGCCCAATTTCAAAAACAACTCTCGCCGCACCGCATGCGCGGTTCCAATATAGGTTGAAACCGCCCACACGCCTTCTTCATCGGGCGCCTTTTGCTGCACCATATTCTGCTTGTGTGGCTCAATATACGGGATCGCCACCGCACCGATCTCCTCATGACCTGCAAAATCAGCCAACGTATGCATTACTACGTCCGAATTGGAAAACTCTGCATCATCATCGATCGAAAAAATCACATCCCCCTCAGCCAGTGCCGCCCCCCGGTTCCGCTGCGCGATCAATCCCAAGGATATTTCCGACCTTTCCAGCCGGACGGAAGGAAACTCGCGGCACACCATCTCACTCGTCCCGTCTGTAGAACCGTCGTCAATCACTATGATTTCCAATGGCTCCGACTGCCTCAAGGCGGACGCCAAGGCATTCCTCAGTTCTTCCTTGCGGTTTTTCGTCGTGATGACAAGTGTGGCGGTCACAGTCATTTTATCCGCATCAAAATCGGCTGAATCTCGAATTCCATTCACGGACAGGCTCGGCATCCAGCCGAAAGACCGTCAATTGAACCTTTCCCAGAGCGCTGGCCACCTTGTATTTCACCCTCTCCAGGCCCTCAGGACGGTAAATGGAAAGATCCACCTTAGTCAACCTCCCCTTCAGATTGCGGCGGATGAACTTGATCACCTTCGCCACATGAGGGTCGGAACTGTCGTCAAAGACAACCAATCCACCCGGCGAAAGAAGGCGAACCGCAAAATAAGCATCCACAAACACATCCTCGAACAAATGAGAACCGTCAATGTAGATAAAATCGAATTTTTCCCCGGCATGGAACAAATCGGCAAGCACAACAGAAGAATAATCTTTACGAAAGTCCAGATACTCCAGCAACCCTTCCCGCTTCATGTTTTCGATGCCCGCATTGTCCCAGACCGATTTTTGATAGGGATCAATCGCGACATGCTGCCTTTCGGGCATACGCCTCTGTTTCCTGTGAATGCCCGCGAACAACAGCGCTGACCCGCCAAAAGCAAAACCAACTTCCAAGGTTCTCAACTGCGGAGAGGACTCCAGCAACATTTGCAGCGTGGCTAAATTTTTCACGGTTGACAAAGAGGCGAGTCCCTCGAATTCACGGCCGGATTCTCCCTGCGTTCTCCGACTGGAGATCAAATGGCTCAAAGTGGGAATAAATTGAAATTCTGTCTTCATGATATGATTGCTAACTTGATCTAAATTTAGTGAAGCATTTTTCATCCCTTCCGATGCCCGATTACCCTCGCCGGCACTCCGGCCACAATGGACCATGCTTCCACATCCTTCGTCACCACAGCGCCCGCCCCCACCGCCGCCCCTTCGCCGATCGTCACCCCTTTCAAAACCCTGACGCCCGCCCCCAACCAAACCCCACGCTCCAGGATGACTGGCTCGCAACGCATCGGCTGTTTCGAAACGGGGATATCCCTGTTCGTCCCGTGATCGGCGTCTGTGATGTAGCAATGCGGGCCGATCATGCAGCCTTCCCCGATTTCAATCTTCTCGTGCGCGTCCAGCATCGTGTAACGATTGAGGTAAGCGCCTCGAATGTAGATTTTCCCTGTCGATGAGGGACCGCTGCACAAGAGCACCACGCCATCATCCAGACTCGTCCCTTTCTCCAGAAAAATGTCGCCCCACTGGCGGGGAATCGACACCTCCCGCAGCCACACATACCCCGTCATCCGCACGCCCAAGGCACGAAACCAAACATTGCGCCAGCGCGAAGCCAGTCCTTGGCCTAAGCGCACGATGATTCCCAAAAAACTCATGACAGCAACGCCTTGACGGGAAATCCCAGCAGGTATTTCCATCTCCCCAGCCGAACGTGCCAAAAAAACGTTTGGCGATACAAATGCCAAGCCTCAGAAATAAGCCTAGCATGGAGGTACTCAAGAGAGGCAGACCTGACTTGCCTCGTCAAAATCCGGCTCCTCTCCTTCGCACGCATGCTTCCGCCCGGATAGACGCCCGTCTGTTCATGCGTCAAGTTCCGGTTGATTCCAGACAGCCCGTTGATGACATCTTTTGTGATGTTCCCGCCATGATTCCGATAACCAAAGGAGCAACGGCGGACAATCTGAATAAATCCTGGCGATACTCCGAGCCTCATCGCTAAATCCGCATCCTCTCCATTGAAAAAATCGTTGGGAAATCCCCCCGAGCCTTGGAATACATTACGCCGGATGACAAACGAAGAAACTCCATGCCAACGCCATTCATCACCAGATTCATAATAATCCCTGAAATTCAGAACCTCCAATTGTTCGGATTCTACACGAGCCAACTGATCGGCATGATCAAACCGGAACGGCTTTCCAGCGATAAAGCTCGGCAATCCATTCTCTTTTATCACCGAATGATATGTGGCTAGTGTCCAAGGAAACCAAAGATCATCACTATCGAGAAATGCCAGATACTCTCCTTTGGCATGCTTGGCACCCAAATTCCGTGCCGGCCCCGGCCCCGCGTTTGCCTGTCGCAACGCCGTCAACCGCTCTCCCTGAGAAAGCAGATACTCCCATGTGCCGTCCGAAGAGCCGTCGTCCACCACAATCACCTCGTAGTCCGTGAAGGTCTGCCACCACACAGAATCCAGCGCTTCCTTGAGCAACTCCAATCGGTTGTAGGAGGGAATGATAACGGAAAACAACATACTCGTTTTACACTCCAATGGTTTCCCTGTCAGATGCGAAAGCCCCTTGATTGCGCTGACGGGCGGCGCTTCTGGCCTGGGCGGTCTGATAGTCGAGGCGCAATTCCTCGGGGAAGGCCGAGCAAAGCGCTTTGGTGGCGCCGGTACCCGAGGCATCCACGATCACCGCACGATACGGTTTTGCGGTTTGTGCCGCAAGGCTGGCGAGAGTGTCGCGTAGCAATTCGGGTCGGCCCATGGTGGCGATGACCACGGTGTAAGCTGGTTTCAACGGGTCCATCGTGCGATACATTCGGCAAATCGGAAGCCGCAGAGGGCAAGGGCGAGACGGTAGCACGGGGGAGCGGCCGGGCCTCGCGGGAGGAAGCGGCGGAGCCGGCGGCGCTCTCCGGCGTAGGAGGCGGCTTTGGACAGATCGGACTTGGCCCATGTTCGCGCCATTCCAAAACAGGCCTGGCCAGCGGCATCCCGATGAGCAGGCGAAAGCCGGTCGTGGACGGTCAGCCAAGCGAGTGCAGCGTCGATCAATTTGGTTTTTTCCCGGATGACGAGAAGCGGATCCTTGCGGCAGACGGTTTCTTCCGACCAGATGCGGTAAACCGCACCGGGCGTGGGGCAGAAGCGGAAACGCAGGGCAGTCTGGAGGGCGCGCAGGTAGAGCTCGTGTTCCTGACAACAGGGCTGTCCGTCTTTCCAGCCACCGATGCGTAACAGTGCTTCGCGCCGCCAGAGCGCACTGCCGGTCTGGGGGAGCTGCCAGGTGAACCATTGGGTGAAGATGTCGGTTCCCGTGTCGATACAGGTGGGCTCGCGATTAGCCGGGCGTCCGTTGCACCAAGTTTCTACGAGGACAGGGCTGTAGAGCACATCGGCGGAGGCAAGGTCGTCGGTCTCGGAGAACTGCCAGGTGATCTTTTGGGATTCGAGATAATCGTCAGCGTCGAGAAACTGCACCCATTCACCGGTAGCGGCGGCGAGGCCCGCGTTGCGGGCGGCGTTGCCGTTGTGCCAAACGCCTTGGAGGAAGCGCACGCGGTCGCCGAAAGTCCGGATTTTGGCGACACTGTCGTCAGACGAGGCGTCGTCCACCACGATGACCTCGGTTTCCGGCCACGTCTGGGCCAGCGCGCTTTCGATGGCATGGGACACCCAGCGTCCGGCGTTGTGACTGGGGATGATGATGGAGATTCTCATCCGGTCCCGGTTTCGAGTTGAAGCGAAAATTGTCTCGCCAAATCCTCCCCAATCCGGCGGCCAATGAGATAGAATGCCAGTCGTTTTTTCCAAGGATTTATACGATGACGAACGGACAGACTGGCGTCATGCCCGACAATGTAGGCAACGTATCGCTCTTTCGGCACGGTAAAGTTCAAGTTTCTGGACGAAAGCAGGGCTTTGATCTCGTTGTGCCCATGGTGGATATAAGGCACCTTGTTCCACTCGTTCCAGTCCCGTCCACGTGGCAAAGGGAAATCTGCGGTGGAGAGCGCGGCGGTGGAGCCACAGAGCGCGGCCAAGTGGTTGCGGGGAAGATGATCGCGGGATTTCCGGCATGGCATTCGATAGCGCTTACGGTGTCGGCGCGCAGCAAATCGTCGGCATCCAGCATCATTATATACTTGGGAGACGTGGGGGCGGCCATCATAGCTGGCGAATGCGATCTTCCAACTTTTGTCGATATGAAGACCTCGTGGATGGGAAGGGGACCAATCGACTAGATGGAAGGTGATCCGGGAATCGTTGTTCCCGTCCAGAAATTCGGGACGGGCGTGGCCCGCGATCACAGCAATCCAAGCCGGGTTGGTCTGGGCGAGCAGCGAGTCGAGCGTCTGGGGCAGGAGGGCACAGGCTGTTCTCCACTTGGCTTCGTCATCCCGAGGTCGGAGGGGAATCATGCGCTTCCGCTTGTGATCCTTGAGGGCAATAATATAAAGGGTGAATCCCGCCGTTGCGGTCACGTCTGGATGCGAGCCGGGGGTGTCCGTCACGAGCCCAGCGCAGGAGTTTGTCGATCACAGGCATGATGCACGCGAATATTATGCAGCGTTTATCGTGGTTAAAAACCAAGGGATGCCGTCGATGGTGAAGCCTTCCCTCGCCCAGCTATGGAAATGCATGCTGGTGAAATCAGTGCGGTTTTTGCGGAACCGTTCGGGGTTGGAGGAATAGGAGGAGTGCAGGGGACGCCAGCCCTGCCAGTGCGCAACGCAGGCCAAGGGAAGCTGGTCGGATCCGGGACGAAGGCCGGCCGTCGAGCGGAGGTGTTCCAGCGTGGGGATGAGTTCTTCAAAAAGTCCGGGCCAGTTTTCAGGTGGCCGTGTCGCGATCAAACCGGCATTAAATTGGGTGTGGAGTTTCGGGAAGGCTGCCATCAGCGCGGGCTTGGATGCGTAGCCCTCGCCGATTTCAAGATTGTAAAGCAAGGTATCCGCATCGGCGGATACGATGTCCAAAAGTTCATTGGGCTTGCGGAAAAAAAGAACATCGGAATCGAGCAGGATTAGGCATGGCAATGAACGCAGGAGATAGGGGTCGAAGAGCTTGCGACCATAGGCACCGCTGCGCCGATACCGGTGACAGGCAGGGAACTCCTTCAGGACATCTGACATGAGAACATCGGATTCCGCTCTCGGGATAATTTTCACTCCCCGGAAATGCCCACCGAAGAGGGCGAGTTGTTCTGGCGTCCACTCGTTGTCGGCATGAACAACCAATGAAAAGACGTTGCCTGCGAAGTAAAAAAAAGAGGCCAACCCCCAGATCGCGTGTTGAATGTCCCTGCTATGCATCACGCAGTGGACCTCGATCCCGGCCTTCCTCGAATCGAGTTCGACAGGAGGGAGAAACGCTACGTCCTGTAGAAGCGCGGCCATGCCTTGGCGTGCCAGTCGGTGAAAGGGGGAGCTTGATGGAGAGCACCGCTGCCTTGCCCTGACGATGAGCCGCCACCATAGGTCAGCCAGATAAAAGCCACGCGTGACGCGAGCCCGGCGGAGAAGCCGCTTTGCACTGGAAGGTTGAAGGGTCATGAAGGTCCAAGAAGAAATTCCCGGCGCAACCTTGCCGTCAATGGCCGCAGGCCAAGCAGTTTTTTGAGCATGATTTTCTTGCTGCGCCAGCCTTTCAGGGAAAATCCGGAATCATTGTCACCGGTTCCGACCATATAGACCACAGGACGGAAGGGGATGGGAAGGAGGGGACGATTGGTTGCCTCCATACGGGCCTTGATGATGTGATGGCCCCACTTGAGCAGTTCAATGTTGTCCGGATTGTCATCCATATCTTGGGGTAGGTCGCCGGGACCGACATGTATGACGTGAGAGGTGCCGCAGCGCAGATGAAAGCAGTTTTCGGCATAAAACCAACGACTTCCGATATCGTGAACATAGCCGCGATTGACGATCCATCCGTAAGGAGAGAAATGAGATGCAACCCATCCGGCCAAGTGGCTGCTGATACGATCATCTGCGTCAACCCGCATGATCGGGCAGGGCGCGAACTGACGGGCTTCGACCAGACCCCGATGGATTTTCCGGTATTTGTCCCCAATACGCTTGAGGCGAACCCCGTCAGGGATGGGGAAGGATTCCTCGATTACGGTCAACCGGGGGTGGACAAGCAGATTTTCGGGACGCCGGTTGCAGACGAGGATGGCGTGAAACGCAGGGTGGCTTTGGTTGAGGATGGAGCCGATACATCCTGTTGCCAGACGCGAGACCAGCGGCCAGTTGCGGGAAACCTCGGGGCTTTGCAGGGGTACGACAAAGACCAGCTTGCGAAAGGTGTCTGGAGGCGACATGTGGTCTCAGCGACTAGAACGTTGCAGGCTTTTGAAAAAAAGCGTCCAATGGATTTTCTCGCAAAGTGAGTATCCTTTGGGCTCAAGGTATTGTCTGATTTCTTGTTCGGCTGCGAAATCCAGTGCTTCGATGGAAAGGAAGGCGGGCCTGTAAGTTTCCAGAGAAACAGACTTGAGAACATGGATATCGTGTTTTTCACAGTCGATGTTCAGGTAGTCGATCGGCTGGTTGGCGAAAGGAGACCGGGCCAAAACCTGATCCAGGGTTTGGGTTCGCGCGCCAGTCGCAGAGGGATGCTCAAGAATCGAGATTGTTTCCGTGGTTCTTCCGGCATTTTGGGTTTTATAAAAAGCGGGTATATCACTGATGGCGGCGCAAACATTGCAGTCGCCGGGCCTCAGTTTGTTGAAGAGGTCTATTTTTTGAGGGTTTGTGTCTATGTTGACTCCGCGCCATCTCTTTTTGTAGAGAAGCAGCGTGTTGGACAAATGGATGGGGTGAAAAGCGCCCACATCGACGTATATGCCGTGGTCGATACCCATGTTTTGGGCCAAGCGCAGGGCTGCGAGATCTTCACCAAATTGAGAAAAAGAAAGGACGCAGAGGCGAAATTCCTCACGGTTCATGCCAACAGGAACTTTGTTCCTGAGCCGTTCCAGCAAGAGATTGGCAAGCGATGTGCATGCTTGGGCGATCAGAAATTTCAACATTCAGGTTTGTCGGGTTTGATGATACAGTTTCAGGATATCGATTGCGATTTTTCCCATGAAGCTCGGGCCAATCACTCCTCTTTGGCGACGGGAAGGTCGAGTGTGAGCAATGCGTTCAGCTTTGTCTCAAGCGTTTCATTCAGGTTTGTGAAACGCTGGACCGAAGGATGCGGTTCGCCGAGGTCGATGGGAGAAGCGGGACCGACTGCCGCCGCAGAGTCCGCATCTCCAGCCGTGCATCGCACTTTTCGACGGTGCGGGTGCGGTGGGCGATCACGATCATGGTGATCTTGCCCTGCAGGTTGTCGATGGCGCGCATCACTTCTGCCTCGGTGGCGTTGTCGAGGGCGCTGGTGGCCTCGTCGAGGATGAGCAAGTCGGGCTGGTGATAGAGCGCGCGGGCGAGGCCGATGCGCTGGCGCTGACCGCCGGAGAGTCTCACGCCGCGTTCGCCGACGAGGGTCTGCCAGCCCACCGGCGTCTCTTTCTCGATAAAGTCGAGAATCTGCGCGGCACCGGCAGCACGTCGGAGCGCGTTTGCGTCGATCTCCTTTTCAGGCACCCCGAAGGCGACATTGGCGGCAATGGTATCATCAATAAGGAAGATGTCCTGCGGCACATAGCCGATCCCGCCGCGCCAGGCCCGGCGGTTTCCGGGACCGAGCGGGGTGTCGTCGATGAGGATGCGCCCGGAGGATGGGACATGGAGCCCGAGCAGGAGATCGACGAGGGTGGATTTGCCGCAGCCGGTCTGACCGACGATGCCGAGCGAGGTGTTTTTGGGGATGACGAGGTTCAGATTTTGGATGACCGGACGAGCCGTTCCGGGATAGCAGAAGCCGAGGTTTTCCACGATAATGGCGCGCTCCCACGTCAGGCGTGGTGGCTGAGGGAAAAAGCCATCGGAGGAGCCGCGGTCCAGTGCCTCGTCTTTTTCGGCCACGAGAAATTCGTCATAAACCTCGTCGAGGGCGTGCAGGGTGGTGCCGATCTGGGTGAATTGGCCATAGAGGAGCTGGACGGCGGGTAGCAGACGATAGCCAGCCAGCGCTATGACGCCGAGATTGGGGAGGATGGCGGAGATGTTTTGTCCTCGGGCGGCGCAGATCAGGACCGCGAGCACTAGGCCACCGAAGGCGAGCGGTTCGATGAGATGGCGTGGCACGTTCGCATAAATGGGCTGCCAAGGCGTGTATTTGGCAAGTTGGCCGGAGTGGATGGCGAATTTGCCAATGAAGGGTTCCTCGGCACGGTGGACCTTGATGGGCTTGATGCCGCCCAGAAGCTGCTGGGCGTGGAGGTAAGTGCCGCGGTTAGCGATCTTGAGTTGTTCGCTGACGAGGCGGCGGCGACCGGACAGGAGGCGGAAGATGCCGAGGTAGTAGAGCGTAAGTCCGCCGGCCGCACCCAACGCGATCCAAGGGTGGACGAGAAAGAGGGTGGCGACGAGGAGCAGGATGATCGTAAGTCGTGCCATGCTGTCGAGCAGGGGAAGGAAAATGTCGTTCACGAAACTGCGGACATCGTCCACCACTTTTTTGACCAGCACGCCGGAGTGTTGTTGGAGAAAGTCTCCATAGGGCCGGGCGACGATCCGGCGGAGCAGGCGAAGCCGCAGCCAGTGGGCAAACTGCTGGGCGTAGCGGTTGCGAGAGTATTCTCCCAGAATATTAAATAGAGTCGCTAATAGCAGCATGAGCACGGCAAAGAGACCGGCATACAAAAGGAGTCGGGCATCGTCCATGGGAGGAAGCCAGGACAGGAGTTCACCGCCCACACGGGAATTCCGCAACCGCTGGGGATCCGCTGCC
This genomic stretch from Termitidicoccus mucosus harbors:
- a CDS encoding oligosaccharide repeat unit polymerase; the encoded protein is MLTPDDVREAGVLRTPSLALALGLILVPLRVLFSSPVSLLHPVSLVTAAPVYWLLLDPIQGAYGMDSVGVKEVRLSYLAIGSFSACVWLAAFGRPWRLPRVVREAATISLGPRTLFGIGVAAFFLAFQRFAIPSGYDFGAMLGAFGKIRWAAPWSRGALGGWDAFLDHIGYFGYIVPPITAFLARRVGWLNWRTLVMMLFSFILLALFSTGGGRRIIGVMAGSGLVVWFLSSERPRLKDLALMGATCAGLLAFLQLMLNYRGVGIAAAFSEETRVESHVKHLHVDDNFLRLAQIIHIIPEQHPYTGMKWLVWVAARPVPRVLWPGKPLDPGFDLPSSQGMQGVSLSVSLVGELYMAFGFLGCIGGGLFLGYLANTLAQVMRAGPAPGALITFGAGLLALFAGMRSGIDLVLMSYGVLAWIALAWGYRQLNPETK
- a CDS encoding glycosyltransferase family 4 protein; translated protein: MTGKRNWIACQLGAREHYAIPRALESEGRLRRLLTEAWVPPGSLWGNLRRSLRERHHSEIPAERVRSCTGRAVGFEMRLKARGHGGWEEILARNDWFQRQALGWLEKELPEAEAVDERPTLFSFSYTAREPFRWAKKRGWRTILGQIDGGLGEALHMKEICRKYSESSSAPSSAPVSYWEQWQEEWELADMIVVNSEWSRKLLAGEGVPKEKMTVVPLAYRSPEGSRDFVRAYPQKFTAWRPLRVLFLGQVTVRKGVLELLEAARRLEGLPVEFWMVGPVLLPVPEVLKGLRNVRWRGAVPRGQTVEFYREADVFLFPTHSDGFGLTQLEAQAWKLPVIASLHCGRVVASGQNGLLLPEVSGRAIEEAIRMCLEDPARLAAWSCKADDLSEYGLERLTKRLKDF
- a CDS encoding acyltransferase family protein, whose product is MVFLQTVAVPVFGTNSPLWSLANEFWYYVLFPLLCWAVAWKRPMRAMAAAGLCGFLLWWLPGGLAAKMGIWLFGTAAGNGCFDAGCRGRFIWRLLGAGIFALVLAGSKWRPQEINDWVVGGVFALWLPALSGRWSAPEWLRRMAKGLAEISYTLYVVHFPLLFLAVTAGLQGRQWLPDGMGLGIYTAFLAGTVAVSVGWWWCFEKRTESVRAWVQRQWG
- a CDS encoding glycosyltransferase family 2 protein, with the protein product MPSLSVNGIRDSADFDADKMTVTATLVITTKNRKEELRNALASALRQSEPLEIIVIDDGSTDGTSEMVCREFPSVRLERSEISLGLIAQRNRGAALAEGDVIFSIDDDAEFSNSDVVMHTLADFAGHEEIGAVAIPYIEPHKQNMVQQKAPDEEGVWAVSTYIGTAHAVRRELFLKLGGYRELLVHQGEENDFCIRLMDDGYYVRLGNAPMILHHESPKRDFSRMDYYGARNAVLFAWQNVPWPYLPIHLIVTTGKCLMWSWEPARLRIRARALWEAWKMIPTLERKAVRAETYRRFRELRQAWRMGYREGLVVWPLL
- a CDS encoding class I SAM-dependent methyltransferase, which encodes MKTEFQFIPTLSHLISSRRTQGESGREFEGLASLSTVKNLATLQMLLESSPQLRTLEVGFAFGGSALLFAGIHRKQRRMPERQHVAIDPYQKSVWDNAGIENMKREGLLEYLDFRKDYSSVVLADLFHAGEKFDFIYIDGSHLFEDVFVDAYFAVRLLSPGGLVVFDDSSDPHVAKVIKFIRRNLKGRLTKVDLSIYRPEGLERVKYKVASALGKVQLTVFRLDAEPVREWNSRFSRF
- a CDS encoding acyltransferase, which translates into the protein MSFLGIIVRLGQGLASRWRNVWFRALGVRMTGYVWLREVSIPRQWGDIFLEKGTSLDDGVVLLCSGPSSTGKIYIRGAYLNRYTMLDAHEKIEIGEGCMIGPHCYITDADHGTNRDIPVSKQPMRCEPVILERGVWLGAGVRVLKGVTIGEGAAVGAGAVVTKDVEAWSIVAGVPARVIGHRKG
- a CDS encoding glycosyltransferase family 2 protein, which gives rise to MLFSVIIPSYNRLELLKEALDSVWWQTFTDYEVIVVDDGSSDGTWEYLLSQGERLTALRQANAGPGPARNLGAKHAKGEYLAFLDSDDLWFPWTLATYHSVIKENGLPSFIAGKPFRFDHADQLARVESEQLEVLNFRDYYESGDEWRWHGVSSFVIRRNVFQGSGGFPNDFFNGEDADLAMRLGVSPGFIQIVRRCSFGYRNHGGNITKDVINGLSGINRNLTHEQTGVYPGGSMRAKERSRILTRQVRSASLEYLHARLISEAWHLYRQTFFWHVRLGRWKYLLGFPVKALLS